One genomic segment of Pseudomonadota bacterium includes these proteins:
- a CDS encoding GntR family transcriptional regulator, whose protein sequence is MNTRSTARRQTTVPQAEFAPIRVESASRKVAAALLERITARTINAGERLPPEIELARQFGVHRGTVREALRELETSGVLKRERGSKLMMVTRPARVDVAAGVSRALALHDVSYHDIWEALTAFEPPIAAAAARQRKPKDLTRIETIVAAGATVEQTADFFRAVGEATHNGVFMLAHEPLVQMLVPSLATLIERVPQAASRIEAAQKRISTAIRARDSEDASDWMAKHIRDFRRGFEVAGIALEQPVDSG, encoded by the coding sequence GAATTCGCGCCCATCCGCGTCGAAAGCGCCTCTCGCAAGGTGGCCGCCGCCCTGCTCGAGCGCATCACGGCGCGCACCATCAATGCCGGCGAACGCCTGCCGCCGGAAATCGAACTGGCGCGGCAATTCGGCGTACATCGCGGCACCGTGCGCGAGGCACTACGCGAGCTCGAGACCAGCGGCGTCCTGAAACGCGAGCGCGGCTCGAAGCTCATGATGGTCACCCGTCCTGCGCGCGTCGACGTCGCGGCCGGCGTGAGCCGCGCGCTGGCGCTGCACGATGTGAGCTACCACGACATCTGGGAGGCGCTCACCGCGTTCGAGCCGCCGATCGCCGCCGCCGCCGCCCGGCAACGCAAACCCAAGGATCTGACCCGCATCGAAACCATCGTCGCCGCCGGCGCCACGGTGGAACAGACCGCAGATTTCTTCCGCGCGGTCGGCGAAGCCACCCACAATGGCGTGTTCATGCTCGCGCATGAGCCGCTCGTGCAGATGCTCGTGCCCTCCCTGGCCACGCTGATCGAGCGGGTGCCGCAGGCCGCGAGCCGCATCGAAGCCGCGCAGAAGCGGATTTCCACCGCGATTCGCGCGCGCGACAGCGAAGACGCCTCCGACTGGATGGCCAAACATATCCGCGACTTCCGCCGCGGCTTCGAAGTGGCCGGCATTGCGCTCGAACAACCTGTCGACTCCGGCTGA
- a CDS encoding Gfo/Idh/MocA family oxidoreductase, with translation MSSRRLFLGQAAATAAVFTIVPRHVLGGPRHIAPSDRVNIAGVGVGGMGRANMQALSGMNLVAMCDVDWAFVDTRYADIPKQMENAKQRLDKATDAAEKERAQQQIAQWQQLQEKWPKTKRYTDYREMLAKQKNIDAVVVATPDHMHSHIALAAMDLGKHVYVQKPLAWSVDECRRLSQKATATKLQTQMGNQGHSSDDARVVNEYIQSGAIGTVTEVHVWTNRPLAYWPQGIPRPAPLPANAKDLPWNMNGVMTRAAGSFGSFAPPDKLAWDLFLGCSRQIDYHPIYHPFNWRGWTDWGVGAIGDMGAHLIDSAFWSLDLDMPTSIETTSTPYNHDTYPMASTTYYEFAAKGARPAVKMTWYDGGLTPPKPVEMGAEELNKGGGVLYIGTKGKLLHDTYGFNPRLLPKSLHESTGKPRETYPRIKTSHEMNWIDAIRGTQKTTSPFEYSARLTEIMLLGVAALNAGKKIDYDGANMKITNVPDSDALLKRKYRVGWEPG, from the coding sequence ATGAGTTCACGCCGCCTGTTTCTGGGCCAGGCCGCGGCCACCGCGGCGGTCTTCACGATCGTGCCCCGGCACGTGCTCGGCGGTCCACGCCACATCGCACCCAGTGACCGCGTGAACATCGCCGGTGTCGGTGTCGGCGGCATGGGCCGCGCCAACATGCAGGCGCTGTCCGGCATGAATCTCGTCGCGATGTGCGACGTGGACTGGGCGTTCGTCGACACGCGTTACGCCGACATTCCAAAGCAGATGGAAAATGCGAAGCAGCGCCTCGACAAGGCGACAGACGCCGCCGAAAAGGAGCGCGCGCAGCAGCAGATAGCACAGTGGCAACAACTGCAGGAAAAGTGGCCGAAGACGAAGCGTTATACCGACTACCGCGAGATGCTGGCGAAACAGAAAAACATCGACGCCGTCGTGGTCGCCACTCCCGATCACATGCACTCGCATATCGCGCTGGCCGCGATGGACCTCGGCAAACATGTGTACGTGCAGAAGCCGCTCGCCTGGTCGGTGGACGAATGCCGCCGGCTCTCGCAGAAGGCCACCGCCACCAAACTGCAGACGCAGATGGGCAACCAGGGGCATTCCTCCGACGATGCGCGCGTCGTGAACGAATACATCCAGTCCGGCGCCATCGGCACCGTGACCGAAGTGCACGTGTGGACCAATCGCCCGCTCGCCTATTGGCCGCAGGGCATTCCGCGCCCGGCCCCGCTGCCGGCAAATGCGAAGGATCTGCCGTGGAACATGAACGGCGTGATGACGCGCGCCGCCGGCTCGTTCGGCAGCTTCGCGCCGCCCGACAAACTCGCCTGGGACCTGTTCCTCGGCTGCTCGCGCCAGATCGACTATCACCCTATCTACCACCCGTTCAACTGGCGCGGCTGGACGGACTGGGGCGTCGGCGCCATCGGCGACATGGGCGCGCACCTGATCGACTCCGCGTTCTGGTCGCTCGACCTCGACATGCCGACCAGCATCGAGACGACGTCGACGCCTTACAACCACGACACCTATCCCATGGCGTCGACGACCTACTACGAGTTCGCCGCCAAGGGCGCGCGGCCCGCGGTGAAGATGACGTGGTACGACGGCGGCCTCACGCCGCCGAAGCCGGTCGAGATGGGAGCGGAAGAGCTAAACAAGGGCGGCGGCGTGCTCTACATCGGCACCAAGGGCAAACTCTTGCACGACACGTATGGTTTCAACCCGCGGCTGTTGCCCAAGTCGCTGCACGAGAGCACCGGCAAGCCGAGAGAAACGTACCCGCGCATAAAGACCAGCCACGAGATGAACTGGATCGACGCGATCCGCGGCACGCAGAAAACCACGAGCCCATTCGAGTATTCGGCCAGACTCACCGAGATCATGTTGTTAGGCGTGGCCGCGCTCAACGCCGGCAAGAAGATCGACTACGACGGCGCAAACATGAAGATCACCAACGTGCCGGACTCGGATGCGTTGCTCAAGCGCAAGTACCGTGTTGGATGGGAGCCGGGCTGA
- a CDS encoding outer membrane beta-barrel protein — translation MGKSQWLVVAVAATLGASAAHADERGKMYITPFAGYTHLRIDAGRVSDEAETVRVDSAQIGATVGYHAPFGLVIEAGRSNAIHADIFDEHGDYRLTQTYGAIGWQMNFAEGWHLTPRVGRGRWELASDHRVLLDNAGVRHYEVDGWDNFWEVGLMREVNSAMSLGVNFKDVDQEFGHSRTGEFMVRFQF, via the coding sequence ATGGGGAAATCGCAGTGGTTAGTCGTGGCGGTCGCAGCGACACTCGGCGCATCGGCCGCCCATGCGGACGAGCGCGGAAAAATGTACATCACGCCATTCGCGGGCTACACACACTTGCGCATCGACGCGGGCCGCGTGTCCGATGAGGCGGAAACCGTCCGTGTCGATTCAGCGCAGATAGGCGCCACCGTCGGATATCACGCGCCGTTCGGGCTGGTGATCGAAGCCGGCAGGTCGAACGCGATTCATGCGGACATCTTCGACGAGCACGGGGACTACCGGCTCACGCAGACCTACGGCGCCATCGGCTGGCAGATGAATTTCGCGGAGGGCTGGCACCTCACGCCGCGCGTGGGCCGCGGGCGCTGGGAACTGGCCTCCGACCATCGCGTGTTGCTCGACAACGCGGGCGTGCGGCACTACGAGGTCGACGGCTGGGACAATTTCTGGGAAGTTGGCCTGATGCGCGAGGTGAATTCGGCGATGTCGCTGGGCGTCAATTTCAAGGATGTCGACCAGGAGTTCGGGCATTCGCGCACCGGCGAATTCATGGTGCGGTTCCAGTTCTGA